A single Nitrospira sp. DNA region contains:
- a CDS encoding inositol monophosphatase produces MHATHAPSSNDCSTYLATAIQAAEAAGTVLRDYAKSGFRIDYKAAINLVTDADRQAEEQIVRTILSAYPSHRILAEERGQDGSTDSPYQWIIDPLDGTTNFAHGFPFYSVSIGLEYNGESILGVVLDPVRGELFTSIAGQGAYLNGARLHVSSIDSLERALLVTGFAYNIRETPNNNLDHFSRLSLRAQAIRRTGSAALDLCYVASGRFDGYWEVKLSPWDMAAGIVLVREAGGIVSGFSRAHFSLYGQELAATNGRIHDQLLDAIHQRGSNH; encoded by the coding sequence ATGCACGCTACACATGCTCCATCTTCGAACGATTGCTCCACATATCTTGCAACGGCCATTCAAGCAGCCGAGGCCGCAGGAACGGTCTTACGCGACTACGCCAAATCCGGATTTCGCATCGACTATAAGGCCGCCATTAACCTCGTGACCGATGCGGATCGACAGGCCGAAGAGCAGATTGTTCGCACAATTCTTTCGGCCTACCCCTCCCACCGCATTCTGGCTGAAGAGCGTGGGCAAGACGGATCGACCGACTCACCCTATCAGTGGATCATCGACCCCCTGGACGGCACCACCAACTTCGCCCACGGCTTTCCGTTTTATTCGGTATCGATTGGGCTGGAGTACAACGGCGAATCCATTCTCGGGGTGGTGTTGGATCCCGTACGCGGCGAGCTGTTTACCAGTATCGCAGGGCAGGGGGCCTACTTGAACGGAGCACGCCTCCATGTTTCATCCATCGATTCACTGGAGCGCGCACTACTGGTCACCGGCTTTGCGTACAACATTCGCGAAACGCCCAACAATAACCTCGATCACTTTTCACGCCTTTCACTACGGGCACAGGCCATTCGTCGCACCGGTTCGGCCGCGCTGGATCTCTGCTATGTCGCGTCGGGGCGGTTCGACGGCTACTGGGAAGTGAAGCTCAGTCCGTGGGATATGGCAGCAGGAATCGTGCTTGTCCGGGAAGCGGGAGGTATCGTGTCCGGATTCAGCAGAGCCCACTTCTCGCTCTACGGGCAGGAACTGGCCGCGACGAACGGCCGCATCCACGATCAGCTTCTCGACGCCATTCACCAACGCGGAAGCAATCACTAA
- a CDS encoding carboxymuconolactone decarboxylase family protein, translating to MDCYYHSKDLGKFGDMGKSNPALWEKFMNYYSAVFADGALTEREKALIALGVAHAVQCPYCIDAYTQACLEKGSNTEEMTEAVHVACAIRGGASLVHGVQMRNVAEKLSM from the coding sequence ATGGACTGCTATTACCATTCGAAGGATCTCGGCAAGTTCGGAGACATGGGCAAGAGCAATCCGGCCTTGTGGGAAAAGTTCATGAATTATTATAGCGCCGTCTTTGCCGACGGAGCGCTGACCGAACGGGAGAAGGCCCTGATTGCGCTCGGTGTAGCCCATGCCGTGCAGTGCCCTTACTGCATCGATGCCTACACGCAAGCCTGCCTGGAAAAGGGATCGAACACAGAGGAAATGACGGAAGCCGTCCACGTAGCCTGCGCCATCCGCGGTGGCGCCTCGCTGGTGCACGGAGTCCAGATGCGGAACGTCGCCGAGAAGTTATCGATGTAG